The sequence TTGAGGCCTTGTTGAAAGGTTGTCCGGTACTCCGTTAGTGAAACATTTATTCTTTTTGCTTTTCTtgacaagaaaaccaacgagcaAAACCATCATTGGGTTTCTCCCTTTTACTGTTTTGTATTTTTTTGAGCTCACATCATCCGGTAGAACTTAGAAGTTGGGGCTTGTTTGATCTTTTTTGTATTAGAGTTACATATCCTGCGCTTGTTTCTGCCTCTAGCTCTTTTGTGGGCGTGGCATTGAAACTCCATGTTGACATTGTTACGAACTTTTTGGCAGACCCAACAACATCTGTTTAGAAACTAGCTTTAGATGAATTCCATGGGACACTTAGTACATTTGCATAAGGTCCTAAACCTTGAATGCTTCTATGACATATTGCAGAAGTATGCAATGGGATCAGCTCCATTTGTGGCAATTAACTTCATGTACTGACTGGAATTCTGCCATGTGTGATTGCAATGTGCTTTACTAATGTCACCGTTTTGAGCATGTATAGTTGGTGTCAACTAGTATTTTGTTCTCTATGAAGGAGTTGATTGTCTGTTATCAATGTGAGCAGGAAAAATCATTTTGGAGGCTGCCATTCTTACAGCGGTGGTGGTGAACAGCTTAACTGCTTACACTTTCTGGGCTGCGAAGAGGGGCCATGACTTCAACTTTCTCGGCCCCTTCCTAATTGCTGCTATCATGGTGCTCATGGTGTTTTCACTAATCCAGGTTGGATGGCTCTACCTGGATTCCCTTTAAGTACTTATATATCTTTATTATTTATTAAGATATATTTTTACTGTGGTGGATTTTGAATGCATCATCGAATACTTATTTGCTTATGCTGAATTAATTATGCACCATACTAATGGAGATTCTGCGCAGATCTTTTTCCCACTGGGCAAGATCTCTGTGATGATATATGGTGGATTGGCATCTCTTATCTTCTGTGGCTATATCATCTATGACACAGACAATATCATCAAGCGCCACACATATGATCAATACATATGGGCAGCTGTTTCACTCTACCTCGACGTCATCAACTTGTTCCTGTCTCTGCTGCAGCTGCTGAGGGCAGCCGATAGCTGAGCTC is a genomic window of Zea mays cultivar B73 chromosome 5, Zm-B73-REFERENCE-NAM-5.0, whole genome shotgun sequence containing:
- the LOC100282793 gene encoding transmembrane BAX inhibitor motif-containing protein 4; amino-acid sequence: MFGYRKADPDLEAGGSSLLYPGMTESPELRWAFVRKIYVILTVQLAMTAAVSAFVVKVPAVSNFFVSSNAGIALYIFLIVLPFIVLCPLHYYHQKHPINLLLLGLFTVAISFAVGMTCAFTSGKIILEAAILTAVVVNSLTAYTFWAAKRGHDFNFLGPFLIAAIMVLMVFSLIQIFFPLGKISVMIYGGLASLIFCGYIIYDTDNIIKRHTYDQYIWAAVSLYLDVINLFLSLLQLLRAADS